Below is a window of Microtus ochrogaster isolate Prairie Vole_2 chromosome 5, MicOch1.0, whole genome shotgun sequence DNA.
ATACTAAGAGCTACAGTAAAGGCTGGTCTGGCAGGCCATCCCCACTAGTGTACTATATCCATAAgtgttgtgggagtaaccaatcactttTGGATTGGATATCCGGCTTACTCCACAACCAGTACTCATTCTTAGCATGGTTCTTGGGGCATGAGAATAGTTAGGTCATAGGTCCTAGAGAAGTACCTATGATTATTTCTCTGCTGGGTATAtagtatgaaaatgaaaagtaatagaATACCATTATATGTTATACCCACGGACTAATGTATCTCTCAACCTTCATTAGAGGTGCTTCCTTTGGCAGTAGATGATAGTTGCAAAGACATCCAAAGATGGTCATCAGGTAGACAATAAGGGACTGTGAGTGCTTACTCCTACATGGGACTTCCACATTTCTCTCAAGACTCACAGATTATAATGGAAGTAGgaattaaaaaactgaaaatgccagtataattaaaaaattatactgaAATTACATTTTCAGAATTCAGCATGTTCACTGTTCAAATACATTCAAAGTGATTGCAACAGTAAGAAAATATGCTAAGATCAAGCCCACCAAAATCCAAGCATGGGGGGAGGATATGGTCACAATGTTCTACCTATAAATGAGGAACTGTTGGTAGATGGTTACTCTTATAAACctagtaatttttctttaaagatgtgcCACCTGAGAGGCCACCTAAACTCACTTAGACATCCttacactcatatacatactgACGGTGCTGAGTGTCTtaaatgtaagagaaaagaaaaggtgaagTTGAGAGGGAAGAGTGTCAGTATAATGGGTGAGAATCATAGGAAATGAATTAGGAtaaatttgatcaaaacacattgtgtttgtatataaaagttttaaacaattacattgaaagaaaatgatgatcTATACCTCCAATATGCCAATGTCATTATTGTTGAACTAGTTTGTAAGCACTGGAGTGGCAAAGCCAGATCTCTGAGGACAATAACTGGCAATCACAAGCCTTTCAACTTTTATTCAGGTCTCTAAGACTGAAAACTCAAAGAAACCTCTTGGGTCATTACCAAGTGGCCCTTGTGACATCAGTAGATGCTATTTTCCAACTTCTGAGTGAGAGAGGACATCTGGGGAAAGCTCAAGCCAGAAATCATAGCTTCTTAGAATCTAGAGAAAGGCGATCCCTGGCTTATCCAGTCCAGAATTAATTCCACTTATCACCAAACAGCCCAAATTCTGAGAACAGAAAACAGCATATTTCTTTCAATATATGCCTGACAATCCATCAGTGTTACCTGTTCTTGCCCCTCTGTAGGAGTAGACAAGAAGAGATAGCAAGGTTAATTGTAAGTTCTGCAAGGAGAGAGGTAAGTTCTAAAttgggtctttctttctttctttctttctttctttctttctttctttctttctttctttctttctttggtttggcTTATGTTGTTTTTTTCATCAAAACGCATCTGAGCAATCCAGTGGGTCTTTGATGTgccttgtgtcttttcttttctcgAGATGACCATTGAGCCTGAATTGGGATATGGATTGTCAAGCTAGAAGCAGGACAGAAATGGTTCAGAACCAAAAATGGTCACTGGTGCCTGACTATTATTCCCAAGGAAATGgcctttacatatttattttcacttctgtGCATGAGGtcttataaaatgtataaaacaaattcacagaGAAGTGTGAGATTCAATTTATCCTTACATTCTGGTACTTAGTCTCATTTTAATTGAGTAGTTTGGAGAGTGCTGTGAATTCATgctaatgttaatatttttactgTTCTCATAGCTATAAACCAAGGAATGGCATCAGAGAATGTCTCTTCTGTGAAGGAGTTTATCCTGCTGGGCTTGACACAGAAGCCAGAGCTCCAGatacctctcttcttcctcttcttggcaATCTATGTGGTCTCCATGGTGGGAAACCTTGGCATGATTGTTCTGATTGTTTTGAACCCTCAcctgcacacccccatgtactaCTTTCTCTTCAACCTTTCCTTCACAGATCTCTGCTACTCCTCTGTCATCACACCCAAGATGCTGGTAAGTTTTGTGAAACTGAACACCATCTCCCATGCAGAGTGCATGACTcagctctttttctttgctttctttgttataGATGAATGCTATATTTTGACAGCCATGGCCTATGACAGATATGCTGCCATCTGTAAGCCCTTGCTCTATCAGGTCACCATGTCCTATCAGGTCTGCCACTTAATGACAACTGGTGTGTATGTGATGGGGTTTGTGGGTGCAATGGCCCACATAGTTTGCATGCTAAATCTGACCTTCTGTGATGGCAACATCATCAATCACTACATGTGTGATATTCCTCCTCTCCTGAAGCTCTCTTGCACAAGTACCTACATCAATGAGCTGGTGGTTTACATTGTTGTGGGTGTCAATGTAACAGTGCCCAGCCTGACTATCTTTATTTCTTACACCTTGATTCTTTCCAACATCCTTGGCATTCGTTCTGCTGAGGGTAGGTCAAAAGCTTTTAGCACCTGTGGCTCCCATGTAATagcagtttcctttttctttggtgCTATAATCTTCATGTATCTTAAGCCTTCTAGTGTGTCTGGGGATGAAGATAAAGTATCTTCCATATTTTATACCATTGTGGGTCCAATGCTGAATCCTTTTATCTATAGTATAAGAAATAAGGATGTCCACATTGCACTGaggaaaactttaaagaaaagtatGTTTGCCTAAGAAGAATCTGTTTTGCAATGGATGTAAATCTTAGTACACATGAAGTTTACAATTAGAGAGAGGAGTGCCTAGAATCCTCTCATGGGCAGGATATTGTCGTTCAAAAGGCTTTGGATTTGACCCACAGTGTTGGAAAACAACCATGAAAACAACTAAAATAACACAAGTATCTCACCAAAATCTATGGTGAGAAAATTGTATAAAAACGTTATTTAATATAATGCAAAATTAAGTTAATTATCAAGAATTTCCTGAAGGAAAGACACTGAAGCATGATTAAGCCATCAATTTTTTTAGGgtacaaataacatttttttttctgtaatttctcaACATTCTGTGTTCCTATTGTCTGTTTTGAAAATGATCAGATACATTTGTTCTGCCTTCTATGAGTATGATATGCTCCAGGATTTAAGGACAAAACCCTAAATGATATTATATTCACAAATGGAAAggtcaagagattttttttaaatgtacattttaatgtttttactttGTAGTGAGTGTTTGGGGGAACATATCACGGTCATCTTTAGTTCTAGGCAACTGCTCTTCAACTTAATTACATCTTCATCACTACTGTGGCTACGGTTCATAGAAGTTTCATGTGGCTGTGCTTCTGAAATAATTATTTCAGTAGATTATAGACAGTGACTCACTAATTCACTTAGTaccctggtgtaggaggttcttttttctatgtgttgcttgtattggttaatgaataaagatattgCCTTAGCCTGATAGGGGCAGAACTtgataggcagagaagacagatctgaattctgggatgaagaaagcagagtggagagagccaccatggagccgcaagagtcagacatgctgaatctttgccaggaagccactgccacatcacgatacacaaattaatagaaatgggttaaatcaagatgtgagagttaaccaataagaggttagaggtaataggccaaacagtaatttaattaatagagtttctgtgtggttattttggggctaagctagcctggtAGCCGGGACGTACAAGTGGGTCCTCTTCCTGTAACAGTAATCTTTGGGGAAGATTAGCAGGTTTCATTGGAAActttacattgttttgtttttccaaaggatCAGGTATGGAGGGGAAATGCACTTTTTACTTTGTTCTTCTCTCTACAATCCTAAATAAATCAAGTAAAGCAGAGGTGATGAACCCATTATGATTCCAGTGGTCACAGTCAGAAAATGAAATAGTGATTTTGGTCATTCAACATAGAGGGAACCTATGTTAGGTTTTCCATTCATGGACTTGAGAGCAGGCAGGTGAATATAAGAACATGCTCTGCTTTTACTGGGAAGAATTTGACTAAACAAGTTTACTGTGTGATGATTAtccttatgttttaattttaagttaatgTACTTAAGAAATCTATGAAATAAATTTGCTTCTCACTTGTAATTTCCACTGGCCCAAGGAAGGTTTAGGGCCAGTTTTACAATGTAAACTAATCTGTTGTTTATCATAATGGCCCCAATGTTAActgttgcttctgcttctgtaaaccaagctgCTTGTACAAAAGGAAAAGGATACCTGCAGGACATTTGTTTGCTAAAAGCTTGTGTTTGCAATTAggcaaagatgtgtgtgtgtgtgtgtgtgtgtgtgcataaatagaATGCTACCTTCTGATTGGAGAATGCAtgtctataaataaatgaagtgtAATCTTATGCCTTTTTTGCCTTTATTGTACTACTTTGTGGGAATTCTGAGTCCAAGGTATAAGCCTGGCCAACCAGTGTCATGATAAAAGCCTCTTCTTTGCTAGAAGTTAATTTATATTTGGTCATATCAGTGAATCTCTGAGTGATTCCAGACCCATAAAAGCTAATCCTGGAAAGtaattctgtcttttcttcacatAATGATGCAATCTTAATTTACTAGTAGtacattctttctctttaataattttaCTCTTATACGGTAATGGAGGTTATTGCAGCAGCAAAAGAGACTGAGCATGTTTTCTATTTTAGACACCAGGATATCTAGACTTTGGTAAATATTAAGAATACAGCTATGAAGAAAGATAAAGATGCTTGAGATCTCAGAAGCCTGTAGATTATTCAGGTGATTAAATAAATCATATCTGTGCCTGTAAGTTTATATCAGACACATGATACAATATGTCTTGAACAAATGTAATTGTGCTCTTATTAGCTGTTTTAACTTAGTTTGGCTGGTAGAAAGGGATCTTCCTGAGGAGGCTGTTGGTGACCTGACTGATTGTGTGGCTGTCCACAGAACTTCTAAGCAGAGGGAAATACTGAACGGAGTATTAGAGGCAGGAACAATCTTGATGATGATGAGGAAATGTTATGGGAAATGGGTGAATGCTATATAAGAGGCTAGGCAAAacaacatgcatgtgtatgtatttaaacTGATAAATAATAGTTGCACATATTTAAAGGGCAATGTCTTAAAAAGTGTTATATATTGTTCATATGTAAGACAAGGTGAAGGGCTGTGACTGTCAGAACAGGAATAAAGACATTTGGGGAGAGAGCACAAATTCTAGGCTcccagagaaaaaaaagattgttttcaaaaTGATCTGATGTCTATATTCTTTTAGATTAAAGtacaagaggaaggaagaaaaagctgTTCATAGCACACTTCTCATTATTATCACATTGGTCAGCTAGACACACTGTAGGGTGATGATTTATTATGAATTATTTGTGTCTACTCCAGGCAAGTATTGTGATGAGCAACAGAGAAGGTCAGAATGACTTTGTTGACTGAAATATTATGCCTATAAGtatttgttactttatttttgtgCAATTCTATGTTTTCATTCCAAAATTTGAAACCTACTAATAAAACTCAGTATTTTCATATCATTGctaattaattatttctttggatatataacgTTTGATAGATAACTTATCTTCTAATAAGATAGAGTTTAGTGCAAATGCTGAGTATTTCTTTATACCCTGAAGAATAAGGACTGAATCTTGTTGCAAAGAGAACCATGCAGAATTTCACCAACAAGCAAAATACAGATGTGTTTCttttagatatgtttctacttCTCTGCTGTtcccctttaattttttatttgttttgattacttatcttttattttttccttctttttatatttctacagtgcctgaaattttttttaaagattttttttattgagaaaaaaaaaatttctgcctcctcccagcctcccactcctcccaccctccccccactcctctccccctccctctcgagtctgaagagcagacagggttccctgccctgtggaaagtccgaagtcctcccccctccatcctggtctaggaaggtgaacatccaaactggctaggcccccacaaaaccagaacaagaagtaggatcaaaacccagtgccattgtccttggcttctcagcaaccctcattgtccaccatattcagagagtccgggtttatcccctgcttttccagtcacaatccagctggccttggtgagctcccaatagaacagccccactgtctccgtgggtgggtgcacccctcttggtcctgacttccttgctcatcttctccctccttctgttcctcattggtactttgggagctcagttcagtgctccagtgtgggtctctgtctctatctccatccatcgccagatgaaggttctatggtgatatgcaaaatattcatcagtatggctgtaggataggatcatttcaggttccctattctcagctgccccaggaactaactggggacctcgccttaggcacctggaagcccctctaggtccaagtctcttcccaaccctaagatggctcccttaattaagatatgtgcttccctgctcccctatccaaccttcctgtatcccaatcatcccgttgagtctatattttgatatcctaaagaagctaaataagaaggtgaacccaaagaaaacatatagctatccccctgggtaggggaagtagacaagattgccaggcaaaaaatcgggttcttaagggtggggtgggaggggggtaaggggagatggggagaaaaaagtgagaagggaaggatggggagagcttaGTGCCTGAAATTTTTTACAGTATCCCTTTTTCTTCTACTATGTAATGTCTCTTGTATGTAATTGTTCATAGTCTGGAGGTATTTACAGAGTCATTGTATTCAACACGGTGTCTATTGCCTATATCAGTGTAAGACTACTCTGTCTACTTATTTTACTTAAGAACAAGGCtaccttcttctttctcttggataTCTTTTCTTTCCAAGACAACCCATGAGCTTTCATTCATTATCTCAAATTGGTTTATTTCCTGATCTTTTGTAATAATTTTGTAtatgcattttttatttgatGAGTTTATTTTCTACATAGAGATTAACATAGACAAGAGGtgacataattttcaaaatttcaataaTTTTTCAGGTTACTTTTCTAGCtgtttctattaaaataattatgtcgCCCTTATATATTTTTCATCTACATTATTGGCATATATCAAAAAATCATATAGGAAATATTAGATGCATGAAAATATTGGAACatattgaatgaataaaattcatttatatttaccaCTGTTATGCCAAAAAGTAATGCAATTTACTACCTATTGAGTTATTGTATGCTAAACACTGTTttaaggacttaaaaaaaaactcttaagttCATGATGCTGCtgttattgcttctattttacaAGGAACAAACTGAGACACAAAGTGACAGATCTGAGATTTgatcaaagataaaaagaaagcattatgtTACAGATGCCACTCACCTAACTACCACAAATATTTAGATGAGGTGAAACTTACATTAGGAGATCATTAAGAAGTTGTTAGCGTTTTGTGCTCAATGACTTTAGCTCCAATTTTTAATAGAGTTGTTTGATGTATTtaaatgagaatttattttttaaaatggttatttGTAGATTGTTTTGGATTTGCTTCTTGCCTAAGACTCTCAGACTTGAAAATTATGACAACAGGTTCTTTTCTAATATAAttattagtttttgagattattatgCATTGTACTTTGATCATAATCACCTGACTCCTTCTCTATCCAGATTCATTCCTTATCTTCCTATCCTCCCCCAATTTCATGGcctattttttatatgtttataaacaATTGACCTAGTCATATATGTGCTAGACATATACTCATGGATGTGGGATGAACCACTTGAGTATGACTAACTTGACAGGAGTTACAGCATCAAAACAAACTGACTCTCTTAATACTAGGAGCTCCTCAATACTCTCAATAGCTCATCAGTTAGTGTTTTGGGTTCATGAgccttctctctctatttcttatATCACCTAATAAGTTTTCTAGTCTAGAGAGAGTCAGTATTTTTAAGGAAGTGGCCTTGTTAGAATGCCCATACTCCAACAGATGCTTCTACACCCATGATAACACAAATGACACTAATTACCTCAGTAAGTGATAAAAAAGAGGACATAAATTTGAGAGCAAGATGAGGTAGAATGACAATAAGAGGAGCTAAAGAAGGAATGGGAGTTGTTATCATAAatgcacttcacacacacacacacacacacacacataatacttTCTCATAGAATATGggaaaactaacaaaaaattgTAGATCTCGAGGGAATGGTATATAACTTCAAGTAAAGAAGCAGCTAATGCTAAAGGCTTTTTGAAAAGTTGTTTGGAACACTTCTACTATAGCAGCTTCCtaattgaaaattattatatGGATGTCACCATATAATGGGGGGGACAACACCTCAATCAGACATTTTTTTCCCACCAACTGAAACCTCAAGTGCCATAAATGGGTTATATCATGCTAACTTGCTCGCCAAAAGGGTTCCATAGACTGTCCACCAGATATCACAGGATATTAATAAGGCTATTATTGTTGCTTTCCCtaaaaaacctgaaaaaaggTCTCATTGCTGATGCCACTTATGAAATTGATCTTGGAGATAAACAGATGGTTCCTGGCTAGAAGCTTCACTCTACTGCCTAGCATTCTCAGTGCTGGAACATAATGAGCATGGACTGTAGgagaaaaatgaataacaaagaaaaccaaaacaaaaactaaccaaataaaaaattcttaacaTTTTCCATGGAACGTATTTTAATGAATCACCAAGTCCTAATCACCATGGGACCCCAATGGAAAGTCTGTCCTGTAGAGAACATTTCAAGTCTGCCCTAAGGAATTTTTGGTCCCTTAGTAATTTTGGAGATTCAGGAATATTTCAGATTCATTTGAGTAgctggctttttattttcttatcttacaTAGAAAAATGTGCagttggatattttcttttttctgctattttatttaattttttccatacATTTCACCAGTCCTGTGCTTTGTTATCTAGAGAAATGACCTGTATACTTCGCACGTTCCTACgtttctttctgaatttattaACACTCGTCAGCAAATTTCTCTGATTCAAACTTGTACTTTCATGTCCagtttaatattaaattaaaatgttaaccAAAATTTCACTCTTAACTTCTGCTTTCAACTCCACAATTTAATTAATACTTAGGCTAGTGTCATTAAGgcttttgttacttttgttttcttctctctctctgttatggACTTGTTTAGACCTTCTTTGCaaagtcttcctttcttcctttgtttttccgttcctttgttcctctctctctcctctctctctctctctcatgctctctctcctttcatttgTGCTTCTCAAATCTTCTCTGAACATTACTCTGTTAAGATGCCTCCCCCACTCTCTGTCTCTtacttttcttctactttttcccACTGCTACAATTGCCTCTGTCCCTAAGACTACTGCCATCTCTCTAGTGCTAGTCATCTTCCCCAACACTCTGGCCACATTGACTTTATGAGTCCTGGAGATCTTTCAATGTTTTgccacaaaagaataaaacattttaatgtatcCCAATGATATCCCAAAAGGAAGAGAATCtggattttaacattttaaactttataatgGCTTGttatatttgatttgatttgcctTTGATTTGAGTCTATGCTCTAGGTGTGTGACAAAATAAACTGtatattctctgtattttcagaGAACCAGGATGACATTCTGGAATGGAagatatatgtttttttctttctttctgaacttAGTAACTGTAGTCTGGAGTTCACTGTGATACTCCCTAGGAGTTTTCCATGGCTCTACATGCCTTAGGGATGTCACCTTGTCCTCATTCTTGTCTATAAGGATAACCATTGGCACTATATAAACTTTTTGTCTGTGGGACAAATATTCTGTCTAGTAATCAGTATGTATTCTTAGAGAACATGGGAGGGATActaatttattcattcttctacatatatttataaatttcccCATGCACATGTCAGGTTTAATTGCTTCAATATTAGCCCTAAGAAAGCATCCATATATCTTTGATCTTATGGACATAGATAAAGAAACATGTGTGATATGTATGAAGGCAGACATTATAAACAAGAAGATAAGATTTCATCTGGTGAAGGAAAGTATGGAGAATCCATAGTACATGAAACAGGTTTTCCTGCTTTTCTAATGGAGAGTTTCCAGACTGGCAGGAAAATAATGCATGTAACAATGGAGCATAGATGCATGCTGTAATCAAAGGATGGTTCAGGCAGGAGATCGGAGGGCAGACAGAGGACTGAGTTTTAGGAGGGGTAACAAACACTAAAGACCTTTGAGAAAGTCATGTGTAAACTATTATTGCAcaagcttcctaaaatattttcatgtctaGAAAGAGTTTAAATTGATGTATCTTTTCATGCAGAGACACTGTTTCTCCTAGACACCACAGGGTATCAAATAAAAGCCTAGAACCAAGAATAAGCTATCTTTTTTTTGGAGTTCCTAGCCAACTGTGTCTCCATAGATCTTCTAATATTATGGGGTATTGACACTGCTCTTGAGTATTCCCACACTTGATGATTAGACCCTAGTTCAGAAGACACCATATAGTTTAATCACACCTTGGAGAAATAAAGGTTGTGTCAAACTAAAACTGGCTCTTGTGCTTTCTAGCTTCAAAAAAATCCATATTGACTTATGAACTGTTttttactctcttttttattCGTTGGTACTTTCAAAAAGGAAAGCAATGGACTTGATCATACAACACAATACACAATGTCAAACTCTGATCTACTAATTCAAACACAGAGACCTGAATAGAAGGTATGATAATTTAACTTCCATTATATGAAGTCATCACAGGCAAATATTTTCCCTCAACATGATTCAAAGTCTTCTGAGAAACTAATCTTTCCCCATAGCTGTCTCTCAACTGTTCTTTGTcactaaagagaaagaagaacgCATCATTATTTGAAAGTGGGTCATGTTTTGTGTAAGAAGTTAGGAGGTGAACCTGACATTGTCCGACTTTTACAGTCTACACATGCtatcaaaggagaaatgtaatAATCATTTTACCTAGGTGTGAATCCTAAGACTGACCTGGCAGGACATACACACTAGTGTAATATTTCCATAAGTTTTGTTGGAGTAAAAAAACATTTTGGGATTGGATTTCGGCTTGCTCCACAACCAGTATTCATTCTTAGTATGGTTCTTGGGGCCCAAGAATAGATCAATCATGGGTCCTAGAGAAGTACCTGGGACTACTTCTCTGCTACGAATATAGTATTAAACTGAACTCTAATGAATTTCCATTATACGTTATACCCATTGATTAAAGCATCTGTCAACCTTCATTAGAGGTGCTTCTTTTGACAGTAGATGGTAGCTAACACAGACATCCAAAACTAGTTATCAGGTAGACAATAAGGGACTGTGAATGCTTAATCCTATATAGAACTTCCATATTCTCTCAAGACTCATGAGTCATTATGGAAGTGGGAAAGGAAAGACTGAAAGACCCAGAGAGGATGTTTTCAGTATTCAATATGCTCACTGCTCAAATGCATTCTCTGTGGTAGGAACAATATGCAAATATGCTAAGATCAAGCCCACTGAAATCCAAGCATGGAAGGAGGATATGGTTATGAAGTTCCACCTAGAACTGGGGAACTGTTGGTAGATGGTTACTATTATAAAcctattaatttttcttcaagGATCTGCTACTTGAGAGTTCACTTAAACTCATATAGACAtccttatatacatatacatactggTAGTGTTGAGGGGACACAGTGggttaaaaaaattataagagaaaaaataggtgaaattgggaaggaagagtaTTGGGATATTGAGGGAAGAATTGTAGCAAAAGGATTAGGATTaatgtgatcaaaacacattatgtatgtgtataaaattttcaaacaaaacatcaaaagaaaacaatagtgtATACCTCCTATAAACTAATGTCATTGCTGTTGGACTAGTCTGTAAGCACCATAGTGGCAAAGGCTGATCTCTGAGGAAAATAGCTGGCAATCATAAGCCTTCCAATTTTACTCAGGTCCCTAAGActgaaaactcacagaaacctctTGGGTCATTATCTTGTGGCCCTTGTGACATCACATCAGTAGATGCTACTTGCAACCTCTGCCTGAGAGAGGACATCTGGGCAAAGCCAAGCAAGAAATCATAATCCATGACTCATGGCTTCTTAGAAGCCAGATGAATGAGGTCTCTGGCTTCTCCAgttcaaaattaatatttttatcatcaaaCAGCCAAACCTAGTGATAATAGAAAAGaactttttttccctctgggttATACCTCTTATAGTCCATCAGTGCTACTTATATTTGCCCCTCTGTGAGAGGAGTGAAGAGATAGCAAGTTTACTTGTGAGTTTTTCAAGGACAGGGGTAAGAGTCAAATTGATTGcttcttttggattttgtttgtctgATGTTTTCCTCAAATCATCTCAGAGCAATCCAGTTGGTCTTTGATGTGCCTTGTATCTTCTCTTTTGAGATGACCACTGAGCCTGAATGGGGAGGTAGATGATCAAAGGTGGAAGCAGAACATAGATTATGTAAAACCAAAAATAGTCATTAGTGCCCTGAAAATTATTCTCAGAGATATGGCATTTCATACATTTAAGTTTATTTCAGTACATGAGCTCCCATCAAATGTAGaaatcaaaatcacagagaagtgTGAACTTGAGTTTATTATGTGATTCTTGTTCTAAGTCTCAGTTTTATTGGGGTATATTGGAGGGGCTGGAATCTCCTTCTAATATTATTCTTTTTACTCTTCTCACAGCTATGACCCGAGGAATGGCCTCAGAAAACGACTCTTCGGTGAAGGAGTTCATCCTGCTGGGCTTGACACAGCAGCCGGAGCTCcagctgcctctcttcttcctcttcttgggaATCTATGTGGTCTCCATTGTGGGGAACCTGGGCTTGATAGTTTTGTATGTTTTGAACCCTCAcctgcacacccccatgtactaCTTTCTCTTCAACCTATCTTTCACAGATCTCTGCTACTCCTCTGTCATAGTCCCCAAAATGCTGGTGAGTTTTGTAAAGCAGAACACCATCTCCCATGCAGAGTGCATGACTCAgctctttttctttgccttctttgtTATAGATGAATGTTATATTTTGACAGCCATGGCCTATGACAGATATGCTGCCATCTGTAAGCCCTTGCTCTATCAGGTCACCATGTCCAATCAGATCTGTCACTTGATGATGGTGGGTGTGAATGTGATGGGGTTTGTGGGTGCAATGGCCCACATTGTTTGCATGCTAAATCTGACTTTT
It encodes the following:
- the LOC101998656 gene encoding olfactory receptor 147-like, whose product is MASENVSSVKEFILLGLTQKPELQIPLFFLFLAIYVVSMVGNLGMIVLIVLNPHLHTPMYYFLFNLSFTDLCYSSVITPKMLVSFVKLNTISHAECMTQLFFFAFFVIDECYILTAMAYDRYAAICKPLLYQVTMSYQVCHLMTTGVYVMGFVGAMAHIVCMLNLTFCDGNIINHYMCDIPPLLKLSCTSTYINELVVYIVVGVNVTVPSLTIFISYTLILSNILGIRSAEGRSKAFSTCGSHVIAVSFFFGAIIFMYLKPSSVSGDEDKVSSIFYTIVGPMLNPFIYSIRNKDVHIALRKTLKKSMFA
- the LOC101999224 gene encoding olfactory receptor 145-like; protein product: MTRGMASENDSSVKEFILLGLTQQPELQLPLFFLFLGIYVVSIVGNLGLIVLYVLNPHLHTPMYYFLFNLSFTDLCYSSVIVPKMLVSFVKQNTISHAECMTQLFFFAFFVIDECYILTAMAYDRYAAICKPLLYQVTMSNQICHLMMVGVNVMGFVGAMAHIVCMLNLTFCDDIINHYMCDLPPLLKLSCTSTYINELVIYIVVGVNVTVPSLTIFISYTLILSNILGIHSAEGRSKAFSTCGSHVIAVSFFFGALAFMYLKPSSVSGDEDKVSTIFYTIVGPMLNPFIYSIRNKDVHIALKKTLKKSMFA